From Lysobacter silvisoli, the proteins below share one genomic window:
- the lapB gene encoding lipopolysaccharide assembly protein LapB gives MEFISEWFWFFLLLPIAAVSGWVIGRRGGERHSDNQVSHLSTTYFRGLNYLLNEQPDKAIELFLHIAELDKDTFETQVALGHLFRRRGEVDRAIRLHQALVQRPGLSDQQKVQALLALGEDYMRSGLLDRAETVFSDLVALDMAPLALRHLIGIYQSERDWDKAIENASRYEAATGEPMGKLIAQFECELADRHRAAGEVEAARAAVRRAYEADANSVRAGMLEGRIEVEAGNDAAAIRAFERVARADPDYLPEVLPSLLSCYERDGDPTGGRAFLAEMCEHYRGIAPVLALTRMVEAEDGVPAARAYLARQLKDRPSVRGEAALIDLTLAEGADPQATLHDLKHITDQLLVRNPSYRCNRCGFGARSHHWQCPSCKEWGTVKPLLNYAVV, from the coding sequence ATGGAATTCATCAGCGAGTGGTTCTGGTTTTTCCTGTTGCTGCCCATCGCCGCGGTCAGCGGCTGGGTGATCGGCCGGCGCGGCGGCGAACGCCATAGCGACAACCAGGTCAGCCACCTGTCCACCACGTATTTCCGTGGCCTGAACTACCTGCTCAACGAGCAGCCGGACAAGGCCATCGAGTTGTTCCTGCACATCGCCGAACTGGACAAGGACACCTTCGAGACCCAGGTCGCGCTGGGCCATCTGTTCCGCCGCCGCGGCGAGGTCGATCGTGCGATCCGTTTGCACCAGGCGCTGGTGCAGCGCCCCGGCCTGAGCGATCAGCAGAAGGTGCAGGCGCTGCTGGCGCTGGGCGAGGACTACATGCGCTCGGGCCTGCTCGACCGCGCCGAGACGGTGTTCAGCGACCTGGTCGCGCTGGACATGGCGCCGCTGGCGCTGCGTCACTTGATCGGCATCTACCAGTCCGAACGCGACTGGGACAAGGCGATCGAAAACGCCAGCCGCTACGAGGCCGCCACCGGCGAGCCCATGGGCAAGCTGATCGCGCAGTTCGAATGCGAGCTGGCCGACCGCCACCGCGCCGCGGGCGAGGTCGAGGCCGCGCGCGCGGCGGTGCGCCGCGCCTACGAGGCCGATGCCAATTCGGTGCGTGCGGGCATGCTGGAGGGCCGCATCGAGGTCGAGGCCGGCAACGACGCCGCCGCGATCCGCGCCTTCGAGCGCGTGGCCCGCGCCGATCCCGACTACCTGCCGGAAGTGCTGCCCTCGCTGCTGAGCTGCTACGAGCGCGACGGCGACCCGACCGGCGGGCGCGCGTTCCTGGCCGAGATGTGCGAGCACTACCGCGGCATCGCTCCGGTGCTGGCGCTGACCCGCATGGTCGAAGCCGAAGACGGCGTGCCGGCCGCGCGCGCCTACCTCGCGCGTCAGCTCAAGGACCGGCCGTCGGTGCGCGGCGAGGCCGCGCTGATCGACCTGACCCTGGCCGAAGGCGCCGACCCGCAGGCGACGCTGCACGACCTCAAGCACATCACCGACCAGTTGCTGGTGCGCAATCCGAGCTACCGCTGCAACCGCTGCGGCTTCGGCGCGCGCAGCCACCACTGGCAATGCCCGAGCTGCAAGGAATGGGGAACGGTCAAGCCGCTGCTGAATTACGCGGTGGTGTGA
- a CDS encoding lipopolysaccharide biosynthesis protein, with protein MGSWLAIHLLIGAVGTWLARRYALRQALFDQPGERRAHTVATPRGGGIAIVLALLVAVLTLAVRLPAQAPLLAAFGLGLVLVAGVGLIDDHRPLPASLRLAVHAVAAAVFGYAVWHVLGQPWLALAAFAAALVLTNVWNFMDGINGLAASQAAVAALALGWLAGAPGWWLGLALAAACLGFLPFNYPRARIFMGDVGSGALGYALAGLAVLAAAQLGPGRSAVVLMPLSAFLVDAGLTLARRMLRRERWWTAHDQHAYQGWARRVGHTKVTLIYAIHSCLAVLALPVLLQTRMAFMLYMVLAWYTSAAFLWWWLQRAPAPGRR; from the coding sequence ATGGGCAGTTGGCTGGCGATCCACCTGCTGATCGGCGCGGTCGGCACCTGGCTGGCGCGGCGCTATGCGCTGCGCCAGGCCCTGTTCGACCAGCCCGGCGAGCGACGCGCGCATACCGTGGCCACCCCGCGCGGCGGCGGCATCGCCATCGTCCTGGCCCTGCTGGTGGCCGTACTGACCCTGGCCGTGCGCCTGCCGGCGCAGGCACCGCTGCTGGCCGCCTTCGGCCTGGGCCTGGTGCTGGTGGCCGGGGTCGGCCTGATCGACGACCACCGGCCGCTGCCGGCCTCGCTGCGGCTGGCCGTGCATGCGGTGGCCGCGGCGGTGTTCGGCTACGCGGTCTGGCACGTGCTGGGGCAGCCCTGGCTGGCCCTGGCCGCGTTCGCCGCGGCGCTGGTGCTGACCAATGTCTGGAACTTCATGGACGGCATCAACGGTCTGGCCGCGAGCCAGGCCGCGGTGGCCGCGCTGGCCCTGGGCTGGCTGGCCGGCGCTCCGGGCTGGTGGCTGGGCCTGGCCCTGGCCGCGGCCTGCCTGGGCTTCCTGCCGTTCAACTACCCGCGCGCCCGGATCTTCATGGGCGACGTGGGCAGCGGCGCCCTGGGCTATGCCCTGGCCGGCCTGGCGGTGCTCGCCGCCGCCCAACTCGGCCCTGGCCGATCAGCGGTCGTCCTGATGCCGCTGTCGGCGTTCCTCGTCGACGCGGGCTTGACACTGGCCCGCCGCATGCTGCGTCGGGAGCGGTGGTGGACGGCACACGATCAGCACGCTTATCAGGGATGGGCCCGCAGGGTGGGGCACACCAAAGTCACACTGATCTATGCCATCCATTCCTGCTTGGCTGTGCTGGCGCTCCCAGTCCTGCTGCAAACGAGAATGGCTTTCATGTTGTATATGGTTTTGGCGTGGTATACCTCCGCCGCTTTTTTGTGGTGGTGGCTACAACGCGCGCCGGCTCCTGGCCGGCGCTAG
- a CDS encoding polysaccharide biosynthesis protein, translating to MSSWRDRMKGALPRFAVVAHDLAMVWLVWQALHRLRFSMAAPATLPLWSAEIALVMAAQGLVFWQVGLYRGLWRFAGVPDLWNIFKACVLGLFAIVLGLFLYNRVDAVPRTVLVLYPLVLMGMLGAPRLLYRAWKDSRIERASTASVRILILGAGRAGEALVRDLRRFGTYEPVGFLDDAVRLRGSKVQGVPVLGRVPEVAEIARETAAKLLVIAMPSADANALQRVVLACERTGLPFRMVPRLQDVLEGRSLPGELKEVAIEDLLGRKPVLPDWKAIRGWLGARSVLVTGAGGSIGSELCRQCARHGARRIALIEIDELALTQTEAALRRDFPDLEYIPVLGDCGDPAVIAYALGLSEPDAVFHAAAYKQVPLLEAQLREAVRNNVLATATVARACREAGVGTFVLISTDKAVDPVNVLGATKRLAEMTCQSLADQRSTRFVTVRFGNVLDSAGSVVPLFREQIRSGGPVTVTDPEVTRFFMTIPEACQLILQASAIGTHEAIYTLDMGEPVPIRLLAEQMIRLAGKQPGRDIAIIYTGLRPGEKLHETLFHADERYRPTQHPKILQAEPRDVSAHAIESAIAQLREASARYDRDALGQLLRMAVPEFAPVGEHPDYIESATVVAFPARNARKV from the coding sequence ATGAGCTCTTGGCGCGATCGTATGAAAGGTGCACTGCCGCGGTTCGCGGTAGTCGCGCACGATCTCGCAATGGTGTGGTTGGTCTGGCAAGCGCTGCATCGCCTGCGTTTCAGCATGGCCGCCCCCGCGACCCTGCCGCTGTGGTCGGCCGAGATCGCGCTGGTCATGGCTGCCCAGGGCCTGGTGTTCTGGCAGGTCGGCCTGTACCGCGGCCTGTGGCGTTTCGCCGGCGTGCCCGACCTTTGGAACATCTTCAAGGCCTGCGTGCTGGGCTTGTTCGCGATCGTCCTGGGCCTGTTCCTGTACAACCGCGTCGATGCCGTGCCGCGCACGGTGCTGGTGCTGTACCCGCTGGTGCTGATGGGCATGCTGGGCGCGCCGCGCCTGCTGTACCGCGCCTGGAAGGACAGCCGCATCGAACGCGCCAGCACCGCCTCGGTGCGCATCCTGATTTTGGGCGCCGGCCGCGCCGGCGAAGCGCTGGTGCGCGACCTGCGCCGCTTCGGCACCTACGAGCCCGTGGGTTTCCTCGACGACGCGGTGCGCCTGCGCGGCAGCAAGGTGCAGGGCGTGCCGGTGCTGGGCCGGGTGCCCGAGGTCGCCGAGATCGCGCGCGAAACCGCGGCCAAGCTGCTGGTGATCGCGATGCCCTCGGCCGACGCCAACGCGCTGCAGCGCGTGGTCCTGGCCTGCGAGCGCACCGGCCTGCCGTTCCGCATGGTGCCGCGCCTGCAGGACGTGCTCGAAGGCCGTTCGCTGCCCGGCGAATTGAAGGAAGTCGCGATCGAGGACCTGCTCGGCCGCAAGCCGGTGCTGCCCGATTGGAAGGCCATCCGCGGCTGGCTGGGCGCGCGTTCGGTGCTGGTCACCGGCGCCGGCGGCTCGATCGGCTCGGAGCTGTGCCGCCAGTGCGCGCGCCACGGCGCCCGCCGCATCGCCCTGATCGAAATCGACGAGCTCGCGCTGACCCAGACCGAGGCCGCGCTGCGCCGCGACTTCCCCGATCTGGAATACATCCCGGTGCTGGGCGACTGCGGCGACCCCGCGGTGATCGCCTACGCCTTGGGGCTGTCCGAGCCCGACGCGGTCTTCCATGCCGCCGCCTACAAGCAGGTGCCGCTGCTGGAAGCGCAGCTGCGCGAGGCCGTGCGCAACAACGTGCTGGCCACGGCCACGGTCGCGCGCGCCTGCCGCGAGGCCGGCGTGGGCACCTTCGTGCTGATCTCCACCGACAAGGCGGTGGACCCGGTCAATGTGCTGGGCGCGACCAAGCGCCTGGCCGAAATGACCTGCCAGTCGCTGGCCGACCAGCGCTCCACCCGTTTCGTCACCGTGCGCTTCGGCAACGTGCTCGATTCGGCCGGCAGCGTGGTGCCGCTGTTCCGCGAGCAGATCCGCAGCGGCGGCCCGGTCACGGTCACCGATCCGGAAGTGACCCGCTTCTTCATGACCATTCCCGAAGCCTGCCAGCTGATCCTGCAGGCCTCGGCGATCGGCACCCACGAGGCGATCTACACCCTGGACATGGGCGAGCCGGTGCCGATCCGGCTGCTGGCCGAGCAGATGATCCGCCTGGCCGGCAAGCAGCCCGGCCGCGACATCGCGATCATCTACACCGGCCTGCGCCCGGGCGAGAAGCTGCACGAGACGCTGTTCCACGCCGACGAGCGCTACCGCCCGACCCAGCATCCCAAGATCCTGCAGGCCGAGCCGCGCGACGTCTCGGCGCACGCGATCGAATCGGCGATCGCGCAGCTGCGCGAGGCCAGCGCCCGCTACGACCGCGACGCGCTGGGCCAGCTGCTGCGCATGGCCGTGCCCGAGTTCGCCCCGGTGGGCGAACATCCTGATTACATCGAGTCGGCTACCGTTGTGGCCTTTCCCGCTCGTAACGCCAGGAAGGTTTGA
- a CDS encoding tRNA-binding protein, translated as MSADDTAAGQGDLSWQEFERVALCAGTVLRVEDFPEARKPAWKLWVDFGPHGVRKTSAQVKQLYSAEELVGRQIVGVINFPPKQVGPFRSEFLLTGFPTDEGVVITAIERPVPNGTRLA; from the coding sequence ATGAGCGCGGACGATACGGCGGCCGGGCAGGGCGACCTGAGCTGGCAGGAATTCGAGCGGGTGGCGCTGTGCGCGGGCACGGTGCTGCGGGTGGAGGACTTCCCCGAGGCGCGCAAGCCGGCGTGGAAGCTGTGGGTGGACTTCGGCCCGCATGGCGTGCGCAAGACCAGCGCGCAGGTGAAGCAGCTCTACAGCGCCGAGGAACTGGTGGGCCGGCAGATCGTCGGCGTGATCAATTTCCCGCCCAAACAGGTCGGCCCGTTCCGCTCCGAGTTCCTGCTGACCGGTTTCCCCACCGACGAGGGCGTGGTGATCACCGCCATCGAACGCCCGGTCCCCAACGGCACCCGCCTGGCCTGA
- a CDS encoding integration host factor subunit beta has translation MTKSELIEILSQRQAHLKGDDVDLAVKALLEMMGGALSVGERIEIRGFGSFSLHFRPPRLGRNPKTGESVALPGKHVPHFKPGKELRERVSAVTPLDEEG, from the coding sequence ATGACCAAGTCCGAACTCATCGAGATCCTTTCGCAGCGTCAGGCCCACCTGAAGGGCGACGACGTGGATCTGGCGGTGAAGGCCTTGCTGGAAATGATGGGTGGCGCCTTGTCGGTGGGCGAACGCATCGAGATCCGCGGCTTCGGCAGCTTCTCCCTGCATTTCCGTCCGCCGCGCCTGGGCCGCAATCCCAAGACCGGCGAGTCGGTCGCGCTGCCCGGCAAGCACGTGCCGCACTTCAAGCCCGGCAAGGAACTGCGCGAGCGCGTCAGCGCGGTCACGCCCTTGGACGAGGAAGGCTAG
- a CDS encoding lipopolysaccharide assembly protein LapA domain-containing protein translates to MRLIRFLIALLCLAAGAVVGALNRQIVPIDLGFGTFPTTLGVALLVALLLGVLAGGLAITASLVLPLRRRLARAERVAAAPPREV, encoded by the coding sequence ATGCGCCTGATCCGTTTCCTGATCGCCTTGCTCTGCCTCGCGGCCGGCGCCGTCGTCGGCGCGCTGAACCGGCAGATCGTGCCCATCGACCTGGGCTTCGGCACTTTCCCCACCACCCTGGGCGTGGCCCTGCTGGTCGCCTTGCTGCTGGGCGTGCTCGCCGGCGGCCTGGCGATCACCGCCAGCCTGGTGCTGCCGCTGCGCCGGCGCCTGGCGCGTGCCGAACGCGTCGCCGCCGCGCCGCCGCGCGAGGTCTGA
- a CDS encoding NAD(P)/FAD-dependent oxidoreductase has protein sequence MTADSYYRATLPPIDERPALQGRREAEVCVVGGGFAGLNTALGLAERGLDGVVLLEAQTLGHGASGRNGGFVFGGFSLGEAALRRELGGARARELYAGSTDAVELIRARIHRHGLDCDAVEAGVIWANWFRDPQVLRSRQRLLAEHYGVDWQWLPQPELRDLIRSHRYHDGLFEPQAFHFHPLKYAHGLAGLAQRAGVAVHERSPAVALRREGAHWRVGTPQGEVLARQVVLACGGYLAGLRANVDAAVMPIATYVMVTEPLGARLDQALRTRAAVYDTRFAFDYYRPLPDTRLLWGGRISVLDRSPSAVERLLRRDLLKVFPQLEGVRIEQAWSGLMSYARHQMPQIGEVEDGLWLAQAFGGHGVAPTTFAGETLAAAIAHGDTRWRDLQRYGLVSAFKPAGLLAAQLSYTWAQFQDAWKDWNERNSG, from the coding sequence ATGACCGCCGACAGCTACTACCGCGCCACGCTGCCGCCCATCGACGAACGCCCGGCCTTGCAGGGCCGGCGCGAGGCGGAGGTCTGCGTGGTCGGCGGCGGCTTCGCCGGTCTCAACACCGCCCTGGGCCTGGCCGAGCGCGGCCTGGACGGGGTGGTGCTGCTGGAGGCGCAGACCCTGGGCCACGGCGCCTCGGGCCGCAACGGCGGCTTCGTGTTCGGCGGCTTCTCGCTGGGCGAGGCCGCGCTGCGGCGCGAACTCGGCGGCGCCAGGGCACGCGAGCTGTACGCCGGCAGCACCGATGCGGTCGAACTGATCCGCGCGCGCATCCACCGCCATGGCCTGGACTGCGACGCGGTCGAGGCCGGCGTGATCTGGGCCAACTGGTTCCGCGACCCGCAGGTGCTGCGCTCGCGCCAGCGCCTGCTGGCCGAGCACTACGGCGTGGATTGGCAATGGCTGCCGCAGCCGGAGCTGCGCGACCTGATCCGCAGCCACCGCTATCACGACGGCCTGTTCGAGCCGCAGGCCTTCCATTTCCACCCGCTCAAGTACGCCCACGGCCTGGCCGGCTTGGCCCAGCGCGCCGGCGTGGCCGTGCACGAGCGCAGCCCGGCCGTGGCCCTGCGCCGCGAAGGCGCGCACTGGCGCGTGGGCACGCCGCAAGGCGAGGTGCTGGCGCGGCAGGTGGTGCTGGCCTGCGGCGGCTACCTGGCCGGCCTGCGCGCGAACGTGGACGCGGCGGTGATGCCGATCGCCACCTACGTGATGGTCACCGAACCGCTGGGCGCGCGCCTGGATCAGGCGCTGCGCACGCGCGCGGCGGTCTACGACACCCGCTTCGCCTTCGACTATTACCGCCCGCTGCCCGATACCCGGCTGCTGTGGGGCGGCCGCATCTCGGTGTTGGACCGCTCGCCGTCGGCGGTGGAACGCTTGCTGCGGCGCGACCTGCTCAAGGTGTTCCCGCAGCTGGAGGGCGTGCGCATCGAGCAGGCCTGGTCCGGGCTGATGAGCTATGCGCGGCATCAGATGCCGCAGATCGGCGAGGTCGAGGACGGCCTGTGGCTGGCGCAGGCCTTCGGCGGCCATGGCGTGGCGCCGACCACGTTCGCCGGCGAAACGCTGGCCGCGGCCATCGCCCATGGCGATACGCGCTGGCGCGACCTGCAGCGTTACGGCCTGGTCTCGGCGTTCAAGCCGGCCGGTTTGCTGGCGGCGCAGTTGAGTTACACCTGGGCGCAGTTCCAGGACGCGTGGAAGGATTGGAACGAGAGGAACAGCGGATGA
- the galU gene encoding UTP--glucose-1-phosphate uridylyltransferase GalU: MMARIRKAVFPVAGLGTRFLPATKTVPKEMLPIVDRPLIQYAVDEAIEAGCDTLIFVTNRYKHAVADYFDKAYELEQKLERSGKTEQLELVRNVLPEGVRAVFVTQAEALGLGHAVLCAKAVVGDEPFAVVLPDDLIWNRGPGALKQMADAAAASGSSVIAVQDVPREQTGSYGIVATDGFAARQGRIRAIVEKPKPEVAPSTLAVVGRYVLNPRIFDLLESTTPGAGGEIQLTDAIASLLAEEAVNAYRFQGTRFDCGTHLGLIEATIRFALDHEVLSDSARQLMQNALAELGVADLE; this comes from the coding sequence TTGATGGCACGTATCCGTAAAGCCGTGTTCCCGGTCGCAGGGCTGGGCACCCGGTTCCTGCCCGCGACCAAGACCGTTCCCAAGGAAATGCTGCCGATCGTGGATCGGCCGCTGATCCAGTACGCCGTGGACGAGGCCATCGAGGCCGGCTGCGACACCCTGATCTTCGTCACCAACCGCTACAAGCACGCGGTGGCCGACTATTTCGACAAGGCCTACGAGCTGGAACAGAAGCTCGAGCGCAGCGGCAAGACCGAGCAACTGGAGCTGGTGCGCAACGTGCTGCCCGAGGGCGTGCGCGCCGTGTTCGTGACCCAGGCCGAAGCGCTGGGCCTGGGCCATGCGGTGCTGTGCGCCAAGGCCGTGGTCGGCGACGAGCCGTTCGCGGTGGTGCTGCCGGACGACCTGATCTGGAACCGCGGCCCCGGCGCGCTCAAGCAGATGGCCGACGCCGCCGCGGCATCGGGCAGCAGCGTGATCGCGGTGCAGGACGTGCCGCGCGAGCAGACCGGCAGTTACGGCATCGTCGCCACCGACGGCTTCGCCGCGCGCCAGGGCCGGATCCGCGCCATCGTCGAAAAGCCCAAGCCCGAGGTCGCGCCCAGCACCCTGGCCGTGGTCGGCCGCTACGTGCTCAATCCGCGCATCTTCGACCTGCTGGAAAGCACCACGCCCGGCGCCGGCGGCGAGATCCAGCTGACCGATGCGATCGCCTCGCTGCTGGCCGAAGAAGCCGTCAATGCCTACCGCTTCCAGGGCACGCGCTTCGACTGCGGCACCCATCTGGGCCTGATCGAGGCCACGATCCGCTTCGCCCTGGACCACGAGGTGCTCAGCGATTCGGCGCGCCAGCTGATGCAGAACGCGCTGGCCGAATTGGGCGTGGCCGATCTGGAGTGA